A region from the Oceanidesulfovibrio marinus genome encodes:
- a CDS encoding HD domain-containing phosphohydrolase: MDKSRVLIVEDETIVAMDIERRLKFMGYEVLHPVTTGEDAVLRAAEQSPDIILMDIMLDGELDGIDAAAVIRSQQSVPVIYLTAYADEETLKRAQVTEPFGYIIKPFEDRELKTCIQMALYKHRMDERILENERWLATTLRSIGDAVVSTDRAGVVRYVNPMAEKLAAVQSRDAVGKALHDVVSIEEMSDDCSLEKMMAGVLSNGDGCRKETGVLYSRDGRAIPVEVSASSIQGTLGDGTRAGVVLVIHDMTEFVRADRALRKSVQDLRRTLEETVGALTLTTEKRDPYTAGHQQRVAMLASAIAETMDLTEEQVEGIRVSSLLHDIGKIYIPAEILSKPTMLTDIEMGMMKTHSEVGHEILKNISFPWPVSDIVLQHHERLDGSGYPMGLSGENILREARIIMVADVVEAMSSHRPYRAALGLDRALEEIAKNKGVRYDPLVVEHCLDLFRSGFRFEA, from the coding sequence ATGGACAAGTCGAGAGTTCTAATTGTTGAAGACGAAACCATAGTCGCCATGGACATTGAACGGCGGCTCAAGTTCATGGGGTACGAGGTGCTACACCCGGTTACGACCGGTGAAGACGCCGTGCTCAGGGCTGCCGAGCAGAGCCCGGACATCATTCTCATGGATATTATGCTCGACGGCGAGCTCGACGGCATCGACGCTGCGGCCGTCATCCGCAGCCAGCAGAGCGTTCCGGTTATCTATCTCACGGCCTATGCGGACGAAGAAACGCTGAAACGTGCACAGGTGACCGAGCCGTTTGGCTATATCATCAAACCATTCGAGGATCGCGAGCTCAAGACGTGCATCCAGATGGCGCTCTACAAGCACAGGATGGATGAGCGCATTCTGGAGAACGAGCGCTGGCTGGCCACGACACTTCGTTCCATCGGCGACGCCGTGGTCTCCACGGACCGTGCCGGCGTGGTGCGCTATGTGAACCCCATGGCCGAGAAGCTGGCCGCAGTGCAAAGCAGGGACGCCGTGGGCAAGGCCCTGCACGATGTGGTGAGCATTGAGGAGATGTCGGACGACTGCTCCCTGGAGAAGATGATGGCCGGCGTGCTCTCCAACGGTGACGGCTGCCGCAAGGAAACCGGCGTGCTCTACTCGCGCGACGGGCGGGCCATCCCCGTGGAAGTGTCGGCCTCCTCCATTCAGGGGACACTGGGCGACGGCACTCGCGCCGGTGTGGTGCTGGTGATCCACGACATGACCGAGTTCGTGCGCGCGGATCGGGCCCTGCGCAAGAGCGTGCAGGATTTGCGGCGCACCCTGGAGGAGACCGTGGGCGCGCTGACCCTGACCACGGAGAAGCGCGATCCCTACACCGCCGGACATCAGCAGCGCGTGGCCATGCTCGCCAGCGCCATAGCCGAGACCATGGACCTCACAGAGGAGCAGGTGGAGGGCATCCGCGTTTCCTCCTTGCTCCACGATATCGGAAAAATTTATATTCCGGCGGAAATACTCTCCAAGCCAACCATGCTGACGGATATCGAGATGGGCATGATGAAGACCCACTCCGAGGTGGGCCACGAGATCCTCAAGAACATTTCCTTTCCCTGGCCGGTGTCCGACATCGTTCTGCAGCACCACGAGCGGCTGGACGGCTCGGGCTACCCCATGGGCCTGAGCGGCGAAAACATTCTCCGCGAAGCGCGCATCATCATGGTCGCCGACGTAGTGGAGGCCATGTCCTCCCACCGGCCGTACCGCGCGGCCCTGGGCCTTGACCGTGCGCTGGAGGAGATCGCCAAAAACAAGGGCGTGCGATACGATCCCCTGGTTGTGGAGCACTGTCTGGACCTGTTTCGCAGCGGCTTCCGCTTCGAGGCGTAA